A region of Streptomyces sp. NBC_01788 DNA encodes the following proteins:
- a CDS encoding DUF6083 domain-containing protein, with amino-acid sequence MEPPVCPECGALIRICPTIYDRWVSLATVELPAKDVPEAFRWRLIPIPTQSPIPAEIVAVRVRGIDPLPGEPVVPAHRMMCVPEWGEP; translated from the coding sequence ATGGAACCGCCAGTCTGCCCCGAATGCGGCGCTTTAATTCGTATATGCCCCACTATCTATGATCGGTGGGTCAGTCTCGCCACGGTGGAACTGCCCGCCAAAGACGTCCCAGAGGCCTTCAGGTGGCGTTTGATCCCGATCCCGACCCAATCCCCCATCCCCGCCGAGATCGTGGCCGTACGGGTCCGTGGGATCGACCCGCTGCCGGGTGAACCCGTCGTGCCGGCGCACCGCATGATGTGCGTCCCCGAGTGGGGTGAGCCGTAG
- a CDS encoding DUF6193 family natural product biosynthesis protein: protein MTDNVEAAWRKILATAGEHTWPDGSPLLGPFTEMVRMAHAEPQLRQLYPWTGMWELHFSRCTGFRPTWDIPYIGTLSDGRYYVEGPHRNSPRIAETDSAQAAVAMVIERLPPGCGPAFVGTAEELAAYEREDGPE from the coding sequence ATGACCGACAACGTCGAAGCCGCCTGGCGCAAGATCCTGGCAACCGCCGGCGAGCACACCTGGCCGGATGGCTCGCCGCTCCTGGGGCCGTTCACCGAGATGGTGCGGATGGCCCATGCCGAGCCGCAGCTGCGTCAGCTCTACCCGTGGACGGGCATGTGGGAGCTGCACTTCAGCAGATGCACGGGGTTCCGTCCCACCTGGGACATCCCCTACATCGGCACCCTGAGCGACGGCCGGTACTACGTCGAGGGACCGCATCGCAACAGCCCGCGGATCGCTGAAACGGACAGCGCACAGGCCGCCGTAGCCATGGTCATCGAGCGACTGCCACCAGGCTGCGGCCCGGCCTTTGTGGGCACTGCCGAGGAGCTGGCGGCTTACGAGAGGGAAGACGGACCCGAGTAG
- the rlmN gene encoding 23S rRNA (adenine(2503)-C(2))-methyltransferase RlmN, whose protein sequence is MPKPGELTFVAPRGVKKPPRHLADLSPAERKEAVAEIGEKPFRAKQLSQHYFARYAHDPEQWTDIPAGSRAKLQEALLPELMTVVRHLSTDQGTTRKTLWRLFDGTLVESVLMRYPDRVTMCISSQAGCGMNCPFCATGQAGLDRNLSTAEIVHQIVDGMRALRDGEVPGGPARLSNIVFMGMGEPLANYNRVVGAIRALTDPEPDGLGLSQRGITVSTVGLVPAIHRFSDEGFKCRLAISLHAPDDELRDTLVPVNTRWKVREVLDAGFEYTARSGRRLSIEYALIRDINDQAWRGDRLGRLLKGKPVHVNLIPLNPTPGSKWTASRPEDEKAFVEAIAAHGVPVTVRDTRGQEIDGACGQLAATER, encoded by the coding sequence ATGCCTAAGCCCGGAGAACTCACTTTCGTCGCCCCGCGCGGTGTCAAGAAGCCGCCGCGGCATCTTGCCGACCTGTCGCCCGCCGAGCGCAAGGAGGCTGTCGCCGAGATCGGCGAGAAGCCGTTTCGTGCGAAGCAGCTCTCGCAACACTACTTCGCGCGGTACGCGCACGACCCGGAGCAGTGGACCGACATCCCCGCCGGGTCCCGCGCCAAGCTCCAGGAGGCGTTGCTTCCCGAGCTGATGACGGTCGTACGGCATCTGTCGACCGACCAGGGGACCACCCGCAAGACGCTGTGGCGCCTGTTCGACGGCACGCTCGTGGAGTCGGTGCTCATGCGCTACCCGGACCGGGTGACCATGTGCATCAGCTCGCAGGCGGGCTGCGGCATGAACTGCCCGTTCTGTGCCACGGGACAGGCCGGGCTCGACCGGAACCTGTCCACCGCCGAGATCGTGCACCAGATCGTCGACGGGATGCGCGCCCTGCGGGACGGCGAGGTCCCCGGTGGTCCCGCGCGTTTGTCGAACATCGTCTTCATGGGCATGGGCGAGCCGCTCGCCAACTACAACCGCGTCGTCGGCGCGATCCGCGCCCTGACCGACCCCGAGCCGGACGGGCTCGGCCTGTCCCAGCGCGGGATCACCGTCTCCACGGTGGGCCTGGTCCCGGCGATCCACCGGTTCTCCGACGAGGGCTTCAAGTGCCGGCTCGCCATCTCCCTGCACGCACCGGACGACGAGCTGCGCGACACGCTCGTCCCGGTCAACACGCGGTGGAAGGTGCGGGAGGTGCTCGACGCCGGATTCGAGTACACCGCCAGGTCCGGGCGCCGACTGTCCATCGAGTACGCGCTGATCCGGGACATCAACGACCAGGCATGGCGCGGCGACCGGCTCGGCCGGCTGCTCAAGGGCAAGCCCGTGCACGTCAACCTCATCCCGCTGAACCCGACGCCCGGCTCGAAGTGGACCGCGTCCCGGCCCGAGGACGAGAAGGCGTTCGTCGAGGCGATCGCCGCGCACGGTGTGCCGGTGACCGTCCGGGACACCCGGGGCCAGGAGATCGACGGCGCCTGCGGTCAGCTGGCTGCGACCGAAAGGTAG
- a CDS encoding thiamine ABC transporter substrate-binding protein: MHIKTFAVAAVGLGLVTLSACGSSPSDKGSAGSKTVTLVSHNSWAASKGVIADFEKSSGYKVKVLEDGDAGQAVNKAILTKDNPQGDVFFGVDNTLLSRALDNGLFQPYEPKGADLILPRYRVDEAKHRVTPIDTGDICVNYDKKYFADHKLTPPASFDDLIKPEYKNLLVTENAATSSPGLGFLLGTAAKYGDQGWQDYWKKLKANGVKVVDGWEQAYNQEFSGSAGGRKAKGDRPLVVSYASSPPAEVIYAEPRPKTAPTGVAQGTCFRQVEYAGLLSNARNTEGGKAFLDFLITKKFQDDMPLNMFVYPVREGAQVPAEFAEYGPQAKNPETLAPDRIAANRDQWVKSWTSLVLR; this comes from the coding sequence GTGCACATCAAGACGTTCGCCGTGGCCGCGGTCGGGCTCGGCCTGGTCACGCTGTCGGCGTGCGGCTCGTCACCCAGCGACAAGGGCTCCGCGGGCTCCAAAACGGTGACCCTCGTCAGCCACAACTCGTGGGCCGCCTCCAAGGGCGTCATCGCCGACTTCGAGAAGAGCTCCGGCTACAAGGTGAAGGTCCTGGAGGACGGCGACGCCGGCCAGGCCGTCAACAAGGCCATCCTCACCAAGGACAACCCGCAGGGCGACGTCTTCTTCGGCGTCGACAACACCCTGCTGTCCCGCGCCCTGGACAACGGGCTGTTCCAGCCGTACGAGCCGAAGGGGGCCGACCTGATCCTGCCGCGGTACCGGGTCGACGAGGCCAAGCACCGGGTCACGCCCATCGACACCGGCGACATCTGCGTCAACTACGACAAGAAGTACTTCGCCGACCACAAGCTGACCCCGCCCGCCTCGTTCGACGACCTGATCAAGCCGGAGTACAAAAACCTCCTCGTCACCGAGAACGCCGCCACCTCCTCGCCCGGCCTCGGCTTCCTGCTCGGCACCGCCGCCAAGTACGGCGACCAGGGCTGGCAGGACTACTGGAAGAAGCTCAAGGCCAACGGCGTCAAGGTCGTCGACGGCTGGGAGCAGGCCTACAACCAGGAGTTCTCCGGTTCCGCCGGCGGCAGGAAGGCCAAGGGCGACCGGCCCCTCGTCGTCTCCTACGCCTCCTCGCCGCCCGCCGAGGTCATCTACGCCGAACCGCGGCCGAAGACCGCGCCGACCGGCGTCGCGCAGGGCACCTGCTTCCGCCAGGTCGAGTACGCGGGACTGCTCAGCAACGCCAGGAACACCGAAGGGGGCAAGGCTTTCCTGGACTTCCTGATCACCAAGAAGTTCCAGGACGACATGCCGCTGAACATGTTCGTCTACCCGGTGCGCGAAGGCGCCCAGGTGCCCGCGGAGTTCGCCGAGTACGGCCCTCAGGCCAAGAACCCCGAGACCCTGGCCCCCGACAGGATCGCCGCCAACCGTGACCAGTGGGTCAAGTCGTGGACATCGCTCGTCCTCAGGTAG
- a CDS encoding ABC transporter permease has translation MDIARPQVGRGRGRRKGNAARLGLMAVPVAFFAVFFAYPVAAIVRRGLETDGAWQLGRITDVLGQSDIRHVLWFTTWQALASTALTLLVGLPGAYVFARLDFPGRQVLRAVVTVPFVLPTVVVGTAFLALIGRGGLLDELWGVRLDTTVWAILLAHVFFNYAVVVRTVGGLWAGLDPRQEEAARMLGASPLTAWRKVTLPALAPAVGAAALMVFLFTFTSFGVVQILGGPAFSTLEVEIYRQTSEIFDLATAAVLTILQFAAVGAILAVHAWTVRRRETALKLVDASLTARRPRGPGQWTLLAGVLATVAVLLVLPLAVLVQRSLAAPGFGYYRALTNADGGSFLVAPIHAVGTSLSYAAAATAIAVVIGALAAAALTRRDAGRLVRGFDALLMLPLGVSAVTVGFGFLIALDRPPLDLRQSWILVPLAQALVGVPFVVRTMLPVLRAVDVRLREAAAVLGASPWRVWREVDLPLVRRALLIAAGFAFAVSLGEFGATVFIARPDSPTLPVAVARLIGRPGDLNYGQAMALSTILMVVCAVALLVLERLRTDRSGEF, from the coding sequence GTGGACATCGCTCGTCCTCAGGTAGGCCGCGGACGCGGCCGCCGGAAGGGGAACGCGGCGCGGCTCGGCCTCATGGCCGTGCCCGTCGCGTTCTTCGCGGTGTTCTTCGCCTACCCCGTGGCCGCGATCGTCCGGCGCGGCCTGGAGACGGACGGGGCCTGGCAGCTGGGGCGGATCACCGATGTGCTCGGACAGTCCGACATCCGGCACGTGCTGTGGTTCACCACCTGGCAGGCGCTCGCCTCCACCGCGCTCACCCTGCTCGTCGGCCTGCCCGGCGCCTATGTCTTCGCGCGCCTCGACTTCCCCGGCCGGCAGGTCCTGCGGGCCGTCGTCACCGTGCCGTTCGTGCTGCCCACCGTCGTGGTCGGCACCGCGTTCCTCGCGCTGATCGGTCGCGGCGGCCTGCTCGACGAACTGTGGGGCGTCCGGCTGGACACCACGGTGTGGGCGATCCTGCTCGCCCACGTCTTCTTCAACTACGCCGTCGTCGTACGGACCGTGGGCGGACTGTGGGCGGGGCTCGACCCGCGCCAGGAGGAGGCGGCCCGGATGCTCGGCGCCTCGCCGCTGACCGCCTGGCGCAAGGTCACCCTGCCCGCGCTGGCCCCAGCGGTGGGCGCCGCGGCGCTGATGGTCTTCCTGTTCACGTTCACCTCCTTCGGCGTGGTGCAGATCCTCGGCGGCCCCGCCTTCTCCACCCTCGAAGTGGAGATCTACCGGCAGACCTCCGAGATCTTCGACCTGGCGACCGCGGCGGTCCTGACGATCCTCCAGTTCGCGGCGGTGGGCGCGATCCTCGCCGTGCACGCCTGGACCGTACGGCGCCGGGAGACCGCGCTGAAGCTGGTGGACGCCTCGCTGACCGCCCGCCGGCCGCGCGGCCCCGGACAGTGGACGCTGCTGGCCGGCGTCCTCGCCACCGTCGCGGTCCTCCTCGTGCTGCCGCTCGCGGTGCTGGTGCAGCGGTCGCTCGCCGCGCCCGGCTTCGGCTACTACCGGGCGCTGACGAACGCGGACGGCGGCAGCTTCCTGGTCGCGCCGATACACGCCGTCGGCACCTCCCTGAGCTACGCAGCCGCGGCGACCGCCATCGCCGTGGTGATCGGCGCGCTCGCCGCCGCCGCTCTCACCCGCCGGGACGCCGGCCGGCTCGTACGCGGCTTCGACGCGCTGCTGATGCTGCCGCTCGGGGTCTCGGCGGTGACCGTCGGCTTCGGCTTCCTGATCGCCCTGGACCGGCCGCCGCTGGACCTCAGGCAGTCCTGGATCCTGGTCCCGCTCGCGCAGGCCCTGGTCGGCGTGCCCTTCGTCGTACGGACCATGCTGCCCGTGCTGCGCGCGGTGGACGTACGGCTGCGGGAGGCGGCGGCCGTGCTCGGGGCCTCGCCGTGGCGGGTGTGGCGGGAGGTCGACCTGCCGCTCGTACGGCGGGCGCTGCTGATCGCCGCCGGGTTCGCCTTCGCGGTGTCCCTGGGGGAGTTCGGGGCGACCGTGTTCATCGCGCGGCCCGACAGTCCGACGCTGCCGGTCGCCGTGGCACGGCTGATCGGCCGCCCGGGCGACCTCAACTACGGCCAGGCGATGGCCCTGTCGACGATTCTGATGGTGGTGTGCGCGGTGGCGTTGCTGGTGCTCGAGCGGCTGCGCACCGACCGGAGCGGGGAGTTCTAG
- a CDS encoding ABC transporter ATP-binding protein produces the protein MLLSLDAATVRFGGRAVLDAVDLSVAEHEIVCVLGPSGSGKSTLLRAVAGLQPLDSGRVLLDGRDQSGVPVHRREVGLMFQDHQLFPQRDVAGNVGFGLLMRGTAKGERDARVGELLELVGLPGAGRRAVAALSGGEQQRVALARALATRPRLLMLDEPLGQLDRSLRERLVVELRDLFGRLGTTVLAVTHDQGEAFALADRVVVMRDGRIAQSGTPLEVWQRPADAFVARFLGFENVVEASVDGEVAVTPWGKVPVPVGSVQGSRTLLVRPAGVRLVPADEGLPCTVTARTFKGTHVTVHLQPANAPRLEAACALRTAPEVGDEVAVEFDTAEILVME, from the coding sequence ATGCTGCTGAGCCTCGATGCCGCGACCGTGCGCTTCGGCGGACGGGCCGTGCTGGACGCGGTCGACCTGTCGGTCGCCGAGCACGAGATCGTGTGCGTGCTCGGACCCAGCGGCAGCGGCAAGTCCACGCTGCTGCGCGCGGTGGCCGGGCTTCAGCCGCTGGACTCCGGACGGGTGCTGCTGGACGGGCGGGACCAGTCGGGGGTGCCGGTGCACCGGCGCGAGGTGGGGCTGATGTTCCAGGACCACCAGCTGTTCCCGCAGCGGGACGTGGCCGGCAACGTCGGCTTCGGACTGCTTATGCGCGGCACGGCCAAGGGAGAACGGGACGCCCGGGTGGGGGAGTTGCTGGAGCTGGTCGGGCTGCCCGGGGCCGGGCGGCGTGCCGTGGCCGCGCTCTCCGGCGGGGAGCAGCAGCGAGTGGCCCTGGCCCGGGCGCTCGCCACCCGGCCGCGGCTGCTGATGCTGGACGAGCCGCTGGGCCAGCTCGACCGCTCGCTGCGGGAGCGTCTCGTCGTGGAACTGCGTGACCTGTTCGGGCGGTTGGGCACGACCGTGCTCGCCGTCACGCACGACCAGGGCGAGGCCTTCGCCCTCGCCGACCGGGTCGTGGTGATGCGGGACGGCAGGATCGCCCAGTCGGGGACGCCACTTGAGGTGTGGCAGCGGCCGGCCGATGCGTTCGTGGCACGTTTCCTCGGCTTCGAGAACGTGGTGGAGGCAAGCGTGGACGGAGAGGTCGCGGTCACCCCGTGGGGCAAGGTGCCGGTCCCCGTCGGCTCGGTTCAGGGCTCCCGCACCCTCCTCGTCCGGCCCGCCGGAGTCCGCCTGGTCCCCGCCGACGAGGGCCTGCCCTGCACGGTGACCGCGCGCACCTTCAAGGGCACCCACGTCACCGTCCACCTCCAGCCCGCCAACGCCCCGCGTCTGGAGGCCGCCTGCGCCCTGCGTACGGCACCGGAGGTCGGGGACGAGGTGGCGGTGGAGTTCGACACGGCCGAAATCCTGGTGATGGAATGA
- a CDS encoding maleylpyruvate isomerase N-terminal domain-containing protein, with amino-acid sequence MTLLAYDRYCGQITYQVNELRSLVTSGADLSSTVPTCPDWTLEKLVRHVGGALRWTEALVRTRAQENIPPTEIPLAGGPQAQGDPAALDAWLAETGRILVEALRDAGPDTKVWTWAGILDAGFWARRMTHEITIHRADAALTAGRPYEVAADVAADAVDEWLQIVQFIQRSNARPGIQELRGPGRSIHLHATDADPELNAEWVVELAEDGVAWRRGHEKATVALRGPLTSVLLAFCRRLPLDSPGLEVLGEREVLEFWLERAAF; translated from the coding sequence ATGACGCTACTTGCCTACGACCGTTACTGCGGCCAAATCACTTATCAAGTCAACGAGTTGAGGTCCCTGGTCACCTCTGGGGCCGACTTGTCCAGCACCGTGCCGACCTGTCCGGACTGGACACTGGAGAAGCTGGTCCGGCACGTGGGCGGCGCCCTGCGCTGGACCGAGGCGCTGGTCAGGACCCGCGCACAGGAGAACATTCCGCCCACGGAGATCCCACTGGCCGGGGGCCCCCAGGCGCAGGGCGACCCGGCCGCCCTGGACGCCTGGCTGGCGGAGACCGGCCGCATCCTCGTCGAGGCCCTGCGCGATGCCGGACCGGACACGAAGGTGTGGACCTGGGCCGGGATCCTCGACGCCGGCTTCTGGGCCCGCCGGATGACCCACGAGATCACGATCCACCGTGCCGACGCGGCGCTCACCGCGGGCCGGCCCTACGAGGTCGCCGCGGACGTGGCCGCCGACGCCGTCGACGAGTGGCTGCAGATCGTGCAGTTCATCCAGCGGAGCAACGCGCGCCCGGGCATCCAGGAGCTGCGCGGTCCGGGCCGCAGCATCCATCTGCACGCCACCGACGCCGATCCCGAGCTGAACGCCGAGTGGGTCGTCGAGCTCGCCGAGGACGGCGTCGCCTGGCGCCGCGGTCATGAGAAGGCGACCGTCGCCCTGCGCGGGCCGCTCACCTCCGTGCTGCTCGCGTTCTGTCGCCGGCTCCCCCTGGACAGCCCCGGCTTGGAGGTGCTCGGCGAGCGCGAGGTGCTGGAGTTCTGGCTGGAGCGGGCGGCCTTTTGA
- a CDS encoding LAETG motif-containing sortase-dependent surface protein: MAILSISRRTARTVRILGVASASAALALGAAGNALACDIKDFSAEAKCDGENGVIVVKSTDTSKTPATVTVFLEDKGADAKKIGEKPIQGATTITFAEDWQPNAVYRVHVETAKNSRFKVNADIKDNLTAPATACKSETPTEKPTDSTTPSPTETATETATPAPSESAPESEESPSQEASSAPSASESTTAPAGAEANAPSPAVGDSNLAETGADSNTGMIAGIAAALVVVGGGAVFFGMRRRGANSNR, from the coding sequence GTGGCTATCTTGTCCATATCCCGCCGTACCGCACGTACCGTGCGCATCCTCGGTGTCGCCTCCGCGTCCGCCGCTCTCGCTCTCGGCGCTGCGGGTAACGCACTCGCCTGTGACATCAAGGACTTCTCCGCCGAAGCCAAGTGTGACGGCGAGAACGGTGTCATCGTCGTCAAGAGCACCGACACCTCCAAAACCCCGGCCACGGTCACCGTGTTCCTCGAGGACAAGGGTGCCGACGCCAAGAAGATCGGTGAGAAGCCGATCCAGGGTGCGACCACGATCACCTTCGCCGAGGACTGGCAGCCGAACGCGGTCTACCGGGTCCACGTCGAGACCGCGAAGAACAGCCGGTTCAAGGTCAACGCGGACATCAAGGACAACCTGACCGCTCCGGCGACCGCGTGCAAGTCCGAGACGCCGACCGAGAAGCCGACCGATTCCACCACGCCGTCTCCGACGGAGACGGCGACGGAGACGGCGACGCCGGCCCCGTCGGAGTCCGCCCCGGAGTCGGAGGAGTCCCCGTCGCAGGAGGCGTCCTCGGCGCCGTCCGCCTCGGAGAGCACCACCGCTCCCGCGGGCGCCGAGGCCAACGCCCCGTCGCCCGCGGTCGGTGACTCCAACCTCGCCGAGACCGGTGCCGACTCCAACACCGGCATGATCGCCGGCATCGCGGCCGCCCTGGTCGTCGTCGGCGGTGGCGCCGTGTTCTTCGGCATGCGCCGCCGTGGAGCGAACAGCAACCGCTGA
- a CDS encoding VOC family protein, producing MYQQMIFVNLATNDVAASGKFFTDLGYTINPQFSTDDCACVVISDTIVAMLLSKQHYANFTKKEIADSTRSSEVLLCLSAESREKVDELVDKAVAAGGTVSGETQDHGFMYGRAFDDLDGHTWEVMWMDPAAVQG from the coding sequence ATGTACCAGCAGATGATCTTCGTGAACCTGGCGACGAACGACGTGGCCGCGTCCGGGAAGTTCTTCACCGACCTCGGCTACACCATCAACCCCCAGTTCTCCACCGACGACTGCGCCTGCGTCGTGATCAGCGACACCATTGTCGCGATGCTGCTCAGCAAGCAGCACTACGCCAACTTCACCAAGAAGGAGATCGCGGACTCGACCAGGTCCAGCGAGGTGCTGCTCTGTCTGAGCGCGGAGAGCCGCGAGAAGGTCGACGAGCTGGTGGACAAGGCGGTCGCGGCCGGTGGCACCGTGAGCGGCGAGACGCAGGACCACGGCTTCATGTACGGCCGCGCCTTCGACGACCTCGACGGCCACACATGGGAGGTCATGTGGATGGACCCGGCAGCGGTGCAGGGCTGA
- a CDS encoding pentapeptide repeat-containing protein, producing the protein MLALRLIRVARPGVHLRRLTVAAASAGTGFLLLSSLGYALGHPEHAAAAALRLSWCVLPLAATLYLAVAVARTDPGTRPRPGLSALGLGQGRLMAVSAATTALACGLGSLLALLVFMSLRGVGAAQAFLAAGEPLPVPAVLTLLAVVPVLTSVAVALVLYPREARPSAPRPPDRRYGRFGAYRRTGTPETFGAYGRFGARLGDGTATRRGGSATACATRPRNTAVSTMRTGDGPTGEDLTGADLTGTDLTADLPRSGLTGPDPTGTDLTGTDRTRIDPTGTYPARTDPSRHGLTGADVNGTYLAETDRTETDPTRAGLTGADLTEADLTEADLTEAGLAGAEPAGASGARGGEGVRDGSDPHRPPAPRQAPAGLPWGIAVLAAGLAVEAYAGQSADSAAAPGPTLPGGLAADSATVLVGWLMTALGLALAGPGLTHLCGRVLQAARPGALRLLAGRVLMTEAGRVGRPLGVVCAVASGTYAMIAAYDGTARPLGPLTALGTVLVTGCALTTLLIAAVEARQSRADTTAALRRLGAPATMLRSAALLRCGALLALFVPLTLVVADLAALPLLP; encoded by the coding sequence GTGCTCGCTCTCCGTCTGATCCGCGTCGCCCGCCCGGGCGTCCACCTGCGCCGTCTGACGGTCGCCGCGGCGTCGGCGGGCACGGGCTTCCTGCTGCTGTCCAGCCTCGGCTACGCGCTCGGCCACCCGGAGCACGCGGCCGCGGCCGCGCTGCGGCTGTCCTGGTGCGTGCTGCCCCTGGCCGCGACGCTGTACCTCGCGGTCGCGGTGGCCCGTACCGACCCGGGGACCCGTCCCCGTCCCGGTCTCTCGGCGCTCGGCCTCGGCCAGGGCCGGCTGATGGCCGTCTCGGCGGCCACCACCGCCCTGGCCTGCGGGCTCGGCTCGCTGCTCGCGCTGCTGGTCTTCATGTCCCTGCGAGGCGTCGGCGCGGCGCAGGCGTTCCTCGCGGCCGGGGAGCCGCTGCCGGTGCCGGCGGTGCTGACCCTGCTGGCCGTCGTCCCCGTCCTCACCTCCGTGGCGGTCGCGCTGGTGCTGTACCCCCGCGAGGCGCGGCCCTCGGCGCCCCGGCCTCCGGACCGGCGGTACGGCCGCTTCGGCGCGTACCGCCGCACCGGCACGCCGGAGACGTTCGGTGCGTACGGCCGCTTCGGCGCCCGGCTCGGCGACGGCACCGCCACGCGCCGGGGCGGCTCGGCGACGGCCTGCGCGACCCGGCCCCGGAACACGGCCGTCAGCACGATGCGAACCGGGGACGGCCCTACCGGGGAAGACCTGACCGGGGCGGACCTGACGGGTACGGACCTGACCGCTGACCTGCCCCGGAGTGGCCTGACCGGCCCCGACCCGACCGGGACCGATCTGACGGGGACCGACCGGACCCGGATCGACCCGACCGGAACCTACCCCGCCCGGACCGACCCGAGCAGGCACGGCCTGACCGGCGCGGACGTGAACGGGACCTACCTGGCCGAGACCGACCGGACCGAGACCGACCCGACCAGGGCCGGCCTGACCGGGGCCGACCTGACCGAAGCCGACCTGACCGAAGCCGACCTGACCGAAGCCGGCCTGGCCGGGGCGGAGCCGGCCGGGGCGTCCGGCGCCCGCGGGGGCGAAGGCGTGCGTGACGGCTCCGATCCCCACCGGCCACCGGCCCCGCGGCAGGCGCCCGCCGGGCTCCCCTGGGGCATCGCCGTGCTCGCCGCCGGGCTGGCCGTGGAGGCGTACGCCGGACAGTCCGCCGACTCCGCGGCCGCCCCGGGACCGACCCTGCCCGGCGGGCTTGCGGCCGACTCCGCCACGGTGCTCGTCGGCTGGCTGATGACCGCCCTCGGCCTCGCCCTGGCCGGCCCCGGCCTCACCCACCTGTGCGGCCGTGTGCTCCAGGCCGCGCGCCCGGGAGCCCTGCGGCTCCTGGCCGGACGCGTCCTGATGACGGAGGCGGGCCGCGTCGGCCGCCCGCTGGGCGTGGTCTGCGCGGTGGCGTCGGGGACGTACGCCATGATCGCGGCCTACGACGGCACCGCCCGGCCGCTCGGCCCGCTGACGGCACTGGGCACGGTGCTCGTCACCGGCTGCGCCCTGACCACCCTCCTGATCGCCGCCGTCGAGGCAAGGCAGTCCCGTGCCGACACCACCGCGGCGCTGCGGCGGCTCGGCGCGCCGGCCACGATGCTGCGCTCGGCCGCCCTCCTGCGCTGCGGCGCCCTGCTGGCCCTGTTCGTACCGCTGACCCTGGTGGTCGCCGACCTCGCCGCACTGCCGCTGCTTCCCTGA
- a CDS encoding ABC transporter ATP-binding protein — MDVPPENEVLWARALHYTHDDGSPALGGVSLGVAQGEILAVSGPSGSGKTTLLRCLSGMTRVRRGEVWFNSVPLHSLGPLARERLRRDRFGWVDPAPVLVPELNVWENTALPLMLRGTSRRRAKAAALEWLERLDVGDLARMRPHRLRQAERQRVCIARALAPFPTVLFADEPTAPLHRADRAHVLRTLTTAARSHGITVVLATHDPATAALADRTVPVLDGRCVRTVHLPPVGDTAEGRAACSLSV, encoded by the coding sequence ATGGACGTCCCACCCGAGAACGAGGTGCTCTGGGCGCGGGCCCTGCACTACACCCACGACGACGGCTCGCCCGCTCTCGGCGGCGTCTCCCTCGGTGTGGCGCAGGGCGAGATCCTCGCCGTGAGCGGGCCGAGCGGCAGCGGCAAGACCACCCTGCTGCGGTGCCTGTCCGGCATGACGCGGGTGCGGCGCGGCGAGGTCTGGTTCAACAGCGTCCCCCTGCACAGCCTCGGCCCGCTGGCCCGTGAACGGCTGCGCAGGGACCGGTTCGGCTGGGTCGACCCCGCGCCGGTGCTCGTACCGGAGCTGAACGTCTGGGAGAACACGGCCCTGCCCCTGATGCTTCGGGGCACCAGCCGGCGGCGGGCCAAGGCGGCCGCCCTGGAGTGGCTGGAGCGCCTCGACGTCGGCGACCTGGCGCGGATGCGCCCGCACCGGCTGCGCCAGGCCGAACGCCAGCGCGTCTGCATCGCCCGCGCGCTCGCCCCCTTCCCCACGGTGCTGTTCGCCGACGAGCCGACGGCCCCGCTGCACCGCGCCGACCGCGCCCATGTGCTGCGCACGCTCACCACCGCGGCGCGCTCGCACGGCATCACGGTCGTCCTCGCCACGCACGACCCCGCGACCGCGGCCCTCGCCGACCGGACGGTGCCGGTGCTCGACGGGCGGTGTGTGAGGACCGTGCACCTGCCCCCGGTCGGCGACACGGCGGAAGGCCGGGCCGCGTGCTCGCTCTCCGTCTGA